AACACCTGCGTGTTCAACGGTTTCCGCAGGGGCTTTAACGAACCCGGCCGCGGCATCCTGGTGGACGCCTTCTCCGCAGGGCTCTACTACAACAACCTGCTGGTGGACAACTACTATGGCCTGGACATCACCGCTTCCGCCGACTACGCGCACACCAAGTACGGGAACAACTTCTTTTACACGACGATCGACTCCTGCCGCAAGTACTTTTACCCCGCGGGCTCCCAGGGTGTCGTTCAGACCAGCGACATCGTGTCCACCGGTACCGGCGTGAACGATCCCATGTTTGTCAACTATTCCCTGATCAACGACACGACGAGGGTTATGCCTTCTTCCTTCGACTTCCACCTGAAGGCAGGCTCTCCCTGCATCGGGAAGGGGAACACCACCTATAACGCCGACATCGGTGCGTATACGTCCGACGGGCAAGGGAATAAACACTAGTAAGCAGGCAAATGCTTTATCTTAGGGGGAGGACAAATTGTCCTCCCTTTTTTTTATGCCTGCGCAGCGTCCGGCGTAGCAGTCCGTTAGACATTAAATATGTTGCCGTGTATAGAATCGGAATGCTTCTGTTATGGGCCGGGTCATGCCTGCCGGTCCACGCCCAGTCTTATAAAGATCCCTCCCTGCCGGTCGGTCAGCGGGTGAAAGACCTCTTGTCCCGGATGACGGTGGAGGAAAAGGTGGCCCAGTTGCGCAGCACCTGGTCCGCCCATCCCCGGATCAACGAGGCCCTTTTGAACAATCCGAGGGTCATGGACTCCCTGTTTGGCCAGGGGATCGGGATGATCAACCCCGATTTTGACAATACCCCCGAACAAACCGTTCGTTTCCGCAACGCGATCAACACCTACCTGAGGACCAAGACCCGGCTGGGTATCCCCGCCATCTTCCTGGACGAAGCCCACCATGGGTTGCTGGCCTTAAGGACAGATGTTTTCCCCACCAGTATCGGCCTGGGCTGTTCCTGGGACACCTTGCTGGTCCAACGCGTCTATGACTATGTCGGGCGGCAGGTGGCCGGCCGGGGCGCCAATATGGTCCTGGCGCCCGTGGTGGACGTGACCCGGGATCCCCGCTGGGGAAGAGTAGGGGAGACCTTTGGGGAAGACCCCTACCTCTGCGGCCTCATGGGGAGCGCGGTGGTCCGGGGTTTCCAGGGCAGCAGCGACGGATCCATCGCGCCCGGTCATGTCGCCACCACCCTAAAACATTTCACCGGGCACGGGCAACCGGAAGGCGGTGTCAACCAGGGCCCGGCCGATTATCCGGTCCGGGTGCTGAGGACCTTCCACATGGAGCCTTTCCGGTTGGCGATCGGCAGGGCGCACCCCGCAGGCATCATGGCCGCATACGTGGAGGTCGACGGTGTGCCCTGTCATGCCAATTCCTGGCTGCTCAAAGACGTGCTCCGGAAAGAATGGGGTTTTGGGGGCGTGGTGGTCTCGGATTGGTGGGGGATCGATCAGTTGTACCAAAAACACCTCGTCGCCCCGGACAGACCGGAGGCGGCGCGCATGGCCTTCGAAGGCGGCGTGACCGTTGATTTGCCGATGGGGACCAATTACGCCCGTCTGGCGGGTGTTGCCCCACAGGATCTTGACGAAGCGGTGGGATATGTATTGGCATTGAAATTCAAGCTGGGTTTGTTCGACCATTCCATCACCCTCTCTATGGACGACGTGAACGCAGCCATCGGCCGCCCCGAGGGCAGCGCCCTGGCGCTCAAGGCCGCGGAAGAGTCCATGGTGCTCCTGAAAAACGACAACGGCCTTCTGCCCCTGGCATCGGGCCGGTACAAAAAGATCGCCGTCATCGGCCCCTGTGCCGCGACCAACTATACCGGGGATTATTCCGGGGCACCCGCGCACAACGTCTCCTTACTGGACGGTATCCGGCACCGTTATGGCCAGGTTTCTTATGCCAAAGGCGTCGACCTGAGCCTAAACGGCGACACCCTTAGCCTGAACAACTTCCAGTACATCGATACCCTGGTGCTCCCCAGCCACGAGCATAATTACGCCATGATCGATTCCGCGGTAGCCGTAGCCCGGGAGGCCGACCTCGTGATCTGCGCGGTTGGCGAAAACGAACAGTTCACCAGGGAAGCCGAGGAGCCCCACCACTACGGGGACGCCTCCACCCTCGGCCTGCCGTCCGACCAGGATTCTTTGGTCAGAGCCCTGGAGGCCACCGGGAAACCTGTTGTCCTGTACCTGGCCCACGGCAGACCGCGGTCCATCGGTGCCATCGCTGCCGGGGCCGGTGCGGTGCTGGACGGCTGGTTCACCGGGGAAGAGGCCGGGGACGCTGCCGCCGCCATTCTTTTCGGGGACGTCAACCCCAGCGGGAAGCTGACCATCAGCATCCCCCGGAGTGTCGGCCAGCTTCCCGTTTACTACAACCACAAACCCAGCGCCCAATTCATGCCTTATGTGACGGAGTCCAACAAACCGCTTTATCCCTTCGGGTATGGGTTGAGTTATACGACGTTTCGCTATTCGGCGCCCCGCCTTTCTTCGGCGGCCATGTCGCGGAACGGCTCCGTCCAGGTCAGTGTAGACGTCACCAATGCGGGTGCCGTGCCGGGGGACGAGGTGGTCCAGCTCTATATTCACCAAAAGGTGAGCAGCGTGACCCGCCCGGTCCGGGAACTCAAGGATTTTTCCCGGATCCACCTGGAGCCCGGGCAAACGCAAACCGTCACCTTCACGGTCGACGCCACCAAGCTCGCCTACTGGAACAAGGACATGCATTATGCTGTCGATGCGGGGGCCTTTCAGATTATGGTCGGCGCGTCTTCCGTTGACTGGAAGGAGGTGGACTTACGGGTGGATTAGTCGTTGTCTTTAGCTACCAGCACAAAGGCGCTCCGCTTCGGCGCCGGCATGGACCCTTGCTCCCCCTTCACGGACTTCCAGATCACTTCGTTGAGGAGTCCGTCCGGTACCGCGTCGGCCCGCGTCAGGTCAAACCCCTCGGACAGCATCGCAGACGCCGTGCGCGCGGCATTCCGCGCGTTGATGTCCGTGAGCGCCGGCCGGAAGGTATAGGCTGTCGTATCAGGGGTAGCCGTAAAGCAACCATACATGGGCGTCGCCGCCGCGTCGTACTGGCTCATGGGCGGGAGGCCGACGATAAGCTCCATCGTCCGGAGCATCGCCGCGGTGGAGTACAACGTGTGGTTGACCGTATGCCTGCGGATATAAGGACTGATCACATACGCCACAGACCGGTGGGCATCCACATGGTCCGGTCCGTCCTGTGCGTCGTCTTCGAGGACAAAGATGGCTGCGTGCGCCCAAATAGGACTATGCGATATATGGTCCACCAGTTGCCCCAGGGCGAGGTCGTTGTCCGCCACGTGGGCCATCGGTGTATAAGCCCCCTTATACATCCCGCTCGTATGGTCGTTGGGCAGGTAGATCGTGTTGAAGTGGGGAACAGTGCCCGCCTGTACCAGGCTGTCAAAGTCGTGTTCAAAGATTTTTTCCCGGTAGATGTCTTGTATGTCCAGGTTCCAGCCCGGGTAGGCCTTACAATAGTGCGCCGGTTCTTTGAGCACCGGCAGGGTGGGGGGACCGTTGTCCTCAAACTCTCCATAGTTGCGGAAGGAAACCCCCGCCCGGGCGCAGTAGTCCCAGATAAATCCGTTGGTAGGGTTTGCCGCGGGCCGGCTCCCGTCGAAGTCGTAATGACCGCCCCGGCCGCTGTAGTTCGTCGGCCAGTTCTTCTCCACAAAGTCCGTGGCATATCCCGCCATCGACCAGTTGTGCCCGTCCGCGCTGACCTCCGCGTTCACATAAAAGTTGTCCAGCAGGACAAAGTCCTCCGAGAGTGCGTGGGCATTGGGGGTGACGGTTCTGCCGAACAAGCAAAGACTGGTATCCCCGTTGCCCTGGGGGAGGTCGCCGAGGACCTGGTCGTAGGTGCGGTTTTCCTTGAGGATATAAAAGACGTATTTGATCGGCGTCGTGTCTTTTGCGCTCCGCGGAACCGGGTTACCGGCTTCCCCATCGGCTTGGGCTTCTATGGCCTTATTGTAAGGCGTGTTGGCATACACCTGTTGTGTATATGCTGTCATCTGATCCGGCGTGGGCCAGGGGATAAAGGACACCGCGCCCGTAAACATGCTCCCGATGTATTGCGTCTCGTGGTGAGACGTTTTATATGATTGCACATGCCCATACGGCCCGTGCGCATCCGGATCGGCCATGGAGGTCAGCCCTTTGCCGTCGGTCACCAGCAGCCCGCCCTTCCACGTCCGTACGCAGGTCGGATACCAGCCCACCGGTATAAAACCCAGAGAACGGCTGTGTCCAGGTTCCGACACGTCAAAGACCGCCAGGTAGTTGTTGTCCGCGTTGGCGACATATAAGGTTTTGCCCTCGATGGCCACGCTGTTGGTCGTGGACCCGGTTGGCGCGTCGGGGGCTATGGCTGTGTTCAGCGTCTCGACCGCTTTCCGCGCTTTTGTATCGATGACGCTCACCGAATTCGCGTTGGCGTTGGCCACGTAGAGCCAGGCGCCGTCCTTGCTAAGCGCCATGTCGTTGGGGTGGTCTTCCGTTTCCACCGAGTCTGTGAGGATGCCTGCCTTCGTGTCGTAGATCCAGACCTTTTTCCCACCCCAGGCGCTGATGTAGAGTTCGTTTTTGTGCGGGTTGAGCAGACAGGTATACGCTTCGGCGCTTAACGCGATCCGCTTTAGTGTTTGCAGTTTTTCCGCGTCACATACATACAATGCATCGTCCTCTTTGGTGACGACATAAAGCATTTGCCCATCCACCGCCAGCCCGGTCGGGCTGATCATCGTCCTACGCGGGCCCAGCGTCAGGGTATCTTGTTTTTTTAGGTCCTGGGTATAGCGGATGACAATGTTGTCGTTGCCTCCGGAGGCGAAGAGGTACTTCTTCGAGTAGGCTAATCCCAGCCAGGCTTTGCCGATCGTTACCGTATTGATGACCTTCCGGCTTTTGAGATCCAGCAGGTCGATGCACTGCCGCCCGTTCCCGTTGTCGGTCACCGCGGCGTGCACCCCGTCCGGGGCCACAGCCAGGTTCAGCGGCAGGTCGCTGCTCAGGGGCGTAGCCGTCCCCGCGGGACTCAGGTACCAGCCGGTGGGGAGCAGGGTGCGGGGGCCGGCGGGGCCGGGGGTTTGGGCGGTGGCCGTAGCGGCGGCGGTTGTGGCAAGGAGGAGGAAGAGCCTGATTTTCATGCCAGAAAGGTAACGAAGTCACGAGAATGGCCATCTAAAGTTATCATTAACTCGACGTGAATTACCCTAATTCTATATCAAAAATCGCAGGAAATTGCCCTGGTTTTGTGTCATAAAACGGAGGAAATTGCCCTGGTTTTGTGTTTAAAGTATTGATTACCATCAATAAATCATTTTTAATAAATCTCCCCCCGTCCCCCCCATACCTCCCTGGGCGCCCCCTGCCCCGTGACACGCCCGTCCGCCATGGACACAACGGTGTCGGCCAGCCGCGCCGCTTCCTGCCGGTCGTGGGTAACAAGAAGGGTGGTCAGCCCCTCGGTCCGGTGTATGTCAAGCAAAAAGCCCTGCAACCGCGCCCTTAGAACGTCGTCCTGGGCCGACAACGGTTCGTCGAGCAGGAGCAACCGGGGCCGTCGTGCCAGGGCGCGGGCCAGGGCGGCGCGTTGCTGCTGGCCACCGGAGAGCCGGGCGGGCTTCCGGTCCGCTAACGGCGCCAGATTAAGAGCGTCGATCAGGTAATCGATTCGTTTGGCATCCGATCCATTTGCCAGCGCCAGGTTCTCCCGGACACTCAGGTGCGGGAAAAGGGCGTAGTCCTGGAACACCATACCAATCCCCCGTTGCTGGGGCGGGCGGTGGATCTTTAAGAGAGGATCGTCCCAGACTTCGCCGTCGACTTCGAGGTAAAAGCCGGAGCGTGCCAGCCCGGCGACCATCCGGAGCAGCGTTGTCTTGCCGGACCCGGATGGCCCATAAAGAACCACCAGACTCCGGGAAGCCACCTCCAGGGACAGATCCAGGATCGGTGTATGTGCTTTTATCCGGATCATGCAGTCAGGTCGTCTTTATCAAAAGGTGGGCGTATGAGGTAGACCCCCAGAAGCACAAGAAAAGAAAACCCCAGCAGAATGCCCGCATACACATTGGCCTCGTGATAATTCAGAGACTGCACCTCATCATACAGGGCAAGGGATACGACCTTGGTCACCCCCGGTATATTGCCCCCGACCATCAGGACCACGCCAAACTCGCCGATGGTATGCGCAAAGCTCAACACCACACCGGTCAGCACCGAGGCCCGGATGCAAGGGAGAAGCACCCGGATAAGAGTGGCAAAAGGTGAAAGCCCCAGCGTATAGGCCGCTTCCCTGATCGAAGGCGAAAGGTTCCGCAGCCCCGACCGGATGGGATGCACCATAAAAGGAAGGCTATAGACCAGCGAAGCCAGTACGATACCGGGAAAAGTAAACGCCAGCCGTATGTCAAACCACCGCTCCAACGCCCGCCCGAAAGCATGCTCGGGACTAAAGGCCAGGAGCAGGTAAAACCCCAGCACCGTGGGGGGCAGGACCAGGGGCAGGCTGACCACCGCGTCGATCACCGCCCTCCCCCGGAAACGGCTCGTAGCGAGCCACCATGCCAGGGGGATCCCCACGACCAGCAGGATAACGGTCGTGATCAGGGCCAGTTCCAGGGTGAGCCATAAGGGTTGGAAATCGATCATGGGGTTTATTGAAATCCAAAACGTTTCAAGACGGTCTTGGCGGCCGGCGTTTCCATAAAGGCCGCAAAATCTCGGGCTGTGGCGTTGTCTTTGCCATGGTCCAGGAGGGCGTACCCCTGTTCGAGAAGCCCATGGCTCTCGGCCGGCACCTCCCAGTAATGCCCGTCCTTCATCGTGGGGGACAGCGCCAGCGACAACGCGATCAGCCCCACGTCCGCGGACCCCGTGGCGGCAAACTGCGCGGTCTGGGAGATGTTTTCCCCCATCACCAGTTTGTCCTGCACCTGGTCATACACTTTGTAATATTGGAGGCTTTCCACGGCGCGTTTGCCATAGGGCGCATGGGCCGGGTTGGCTATGGCGATCTTTTTCACCGAGGGGTCCGTGAGCAGCGCCATCTTTTTGACGGAAGGATCCAGCCGGAGGCTCCACAGTACGAGGTGCCCGAGCGCGTAGCGCCTTACGTCCCCGGAGACCTTGCCGTCGTCCTTGAGGTGACGGACGTAGTCCATATCGGCGGAAAAAAACAGGTCGAAGGGCCCACCGTTGCGGATCTGTTCATAGAAATTTCCGGAGGAACCATAGCTGACCTGGATCTGCGCGCCCGGATGGGCGCGTTCATACGTGGCCACCAGGGTGTCCATGGCGTAGCGGAGGTCGGCGGCGGCGGCCACCAGGACGGGCTGCTGCGCGGCGGGATGGCCCGGCTGCGCGACACCGGCCGTTAGTACGTGAACGAGTAAGGCGAGGATCATACCCGCCGAAGATACGAAATCGCGGGCTGAGCCCCGCGTGGGCCCGTTACTGCCCCAGGTCCTGCCCGCCGTTATCCTGATTCTGCTCCTTGTCCTTCTTAAACTCCAGCTTCCCGAACTTATACGTAAAGTTCAACCCAAACGAGCGGTAGGGCACCTGCCGGAGGCTGTTGAGCGTAAAGTTCGAGCCGCTGACCACCGTCGCCTGGTTGACATATTTTTCAAAGGGGTTGGTGGTGGTGATGGCGATGCTGGCCTTTTTGTTCCAGAATTGTTTCCGGGCGGCGAAGTTGTAGCTGATAAAGGACGGATACCGGCCCTGGATTTCGTTGCGGGCGGAGTTGAAGTTGCCAAAGAACTCCATGACCAGCGTAGGCGCTACCTGGTAAGTGGCGTTGATGTTGATGCGGTAGTTAAAGCTCCGGATCGCTTCTCCTCCGAGGGTTCCCGTGGTGATGTAGCGATAGAAGGAGGAGATGTTGCTCCGCAGGTTGAGTTTTTTTGTGATGGGTGCGGATCCGAAGATGTTCACGCCATAGTTGTTTTCGGAACCGACATTCTCAGGAGTGCTGACGGATACATCGGTATACGTGGAGTCCCCCAGGACGAAGCTGGGGTAGTAGACGATAAACGGCTGGATGTCGTGGTCGCTCCGCCGGTAGAACAGGGCGACATTCAGTTCTCCACCGGAGGTAAAAGACTTGCTGTACGTGAGGTCGAAGTTGTTGCCAATCTCCGGTTGGAGGAAAGGGTTCCCCCGGGTAAGGTTCTTGGGGTCGCTGGCGTTGACATAAGGGTTGAGGGAGCGGTACCCCGGGCGTTCGATCCGTTTGCTGTATCCCAGTTTGAGCGTCTGTTCGCCGGCAAAAGTATGGCTGATGATGATCGAAGGCGCCCAGGTATTATACCCGGGGATGTTCGTCCCCGGCGCCTGGGAAAAGGTGGCATCCGTTTCGGTGCGCTCATACCTCAGCCCGGACTTGACGTCCAGCCAGTGGAAAAGGGGAAAGTTCATGGACACATACCCGGCGTATACGCGCCGGTCGTACGTCAGGGAATTGGACTGGGATGTATCGTAGGGATAGAGGTGAGAGGTCGGGTCGAAGGTATACACCGGGGAATTGCTCGTGATCCGGCGAAGCTGTATCCGGCCGCCGGTTTCCAGCTTTATCTTATCGGTTAACGGTTGCGTATAGTCGACGCGGAGGTTGGCCTCATGGTCCTGACCGGTGCTGACCCCCTGGGACCCCGCAAAGGTCGAGTCACCCGAAGGAAGGCTTTGAGACTGTGTATAGGATGACTTGTTGTTCCCCTCGCTTCCGTCCGCGGAAATGTCCAGCTCCTGTTCATCCCGGGCAAAAGTCTTCTTATACGACAGTTGCCAGTCCACGGAATGCGCCCGGAACTGGCTGACCGAGTTGACCAGGCTCAGGGTGTCGTTTTGCCCCTGTATATAGGGCCCGTTGTTGTGGTTTCCAAAATTGTCAAAACCCAGGCTGGCATTGAGCGTATTGCGCTTGTTGATGTCCCATTCCGCGCCCACGCCGGACTCAAAGCCGTTTCTGTAAAAGCTGCTGCTGCCGTTTTGGGTCAGGGTACCGATCACGTTGCCGGTCGAGTCATACGACGTCCGGGTCGAGGAGTTGAGCGTGGTAGACGCCAGCTGTGCATTCCCGCTAAAAAACGCGTTCATCCCGAAATGTCCCGTCCGGGCGTTCAGGTTAAAGGACCCGTTTTCCAACCGGGACCCGCCCGTCAGGCTTATGTTTCCGTTGATCCCTTTGAGTTTGTTGTCCTTCAGAATGATATTGATGATGCCACCGGTTCCCTCGGCGTCATACTTGGCGCCGGGGCTGGTGATCACTTCTATGCTTTTGATCTGGCTCGCCGGGATGGTTTGCAGCGCGTCCGCCAGGTTGTTGCCGAAAATACTCGACGGTTTTCCATTGATCAGGAAAAGTATATTGGAATTGCCCATGATGTCCACGTTCCCATCGATGTCCACGGACACCATGGGTACCTTTTTGAGGACATCCGTGGCCACCCCGCCAATCGAAGTCACGTCCTTTTCCACGTTATACACCAACTTATCCAGCTTGTTTTCGACAAGCCCCGGGGCCCGGATGGTGACGCCTTGTACCTCGACCACCTTTTTGGAAAGCACCAGGTCCCCCAGAGCGGTTTTGTCGGCCAGGTCGAAGGGACCGACGACCTTTGTCTCATACCCGATGCACTCCAGGGTAAGCGTATATTTTCCAGGGGCAAGGCCATCCAGGGAAAACGTGCCCTTATTCCCGGTGATCGCCCCGGTAGCGGGTTTGGCGCCTTTTTGACGGAAGACGGATATCGTGGCGTATTCCAGGGGTTGCCCGGTAACGGAGTCGACAATACGCCCGGTGAGGTGAGTAGCAGGGTCCTGGGCCATGGCTGCACGAGTACCGATCAGCAGGACGAAAAACGTGAACAGTTGCTTCATAAAGGGTGCAAATTAGCCGGACATTCTGTCGACAATTTGTAGTTGAGGCGCCGGGAGCGCCCTTTACCCTCCCGCCCGGCGCCGCTCCTCCTCCGCACTCGACCGTACGTCACTATGAGTGGCTTTCCCGGACCCAAACCGGTAGGTGGCGGTCAGCGACACCGAACGGGTGTAAAAACCGGACACGCTGAATTGGGACAAGCCCGTGTAGTGGTCGGAGCCGTGGTTGCCCTCGCTTTGAAAAATGTTGTTGGCGTTCAAAGAAAGGCTGCCCTTTTTAAAAGTCCATTTAAGTGCCGCGTTGACCATATAGTAAGGACCGAACCAGGACGAGACCAGTTGGTGTTCCGAATCGTATTCCCCGTCTACCTCCGCAGACAGCCGCCGGCTGAGGGTAAAGGTGTTGTCAAAACTCAGGTACACGGCCAGGATCCCGCGATCCGCGCGCCACAGGCTGTCCGGGTCCCCGGCAAAGGCGTTTTGAAAAAACGACAGTGCGTTGTCCGTGGTCCACCAGCGCGTCAGCGCTTTTGTAAAGGTCAGGTCCAGGTTCCAGGAATGCCCCTCGACATTGGTCGGCCGCCGGGTGATCGTACTGTCGCCCGGGTCCACGTAGGGCAGCGTCCGCATATAGTCATGGTCCCTGTCCATCATAAAAGTGATGGTAAAAATATTGCGCCACGTCCAGCCCAGCTCCCCATGCCAGGTCAGGTCCGGCCGGAGGTAAGGATTGCCCTGGAAATACAGGGTGGGGGTAAGCGGTCGCCGGAAAGGATTCATTTCATGATAGTCCGGGCGGTCCGTCCGTCGCCCCAGGCGCAGGAAAAAAGCTTTTTCAAAACGAAGAAAAAGGGTAGGAAAAAGTTGCAAGTAGCGCCACCGGCTTACGGTGTCCCTCAGGGCGTCTTTCTCCACGCGGAGCCCCGCCTGTACCTCCCACTTTTTGTAAGAGCGATCCATCGTGGCATAAGCCGCCTCGATCCATTCCGTACTTTGCGTGCTGTCGGTGATGAAGGATTCGCTTGTCTTGACCCCCGCTTCCCAACGGCCGTTTTTGAAAGGATGCGTATAGTCCGCCTGGGCAGAATAGATCCGCATCCGCCGGTGCTCCGGCAATAAGGTATCCGATGCGCCGGTATACTGCCCGCTTGTATCGTAAAAAAGGCCGTGGGTGGTTTGCACGGGGTGATAGTCAAAACGGGCGTAGTCCGCGTCCACCGTCAGGTTCCGGCCCGCCGTATCCAGCGCCTGCGACCACTGAAGGGTCGTGAAGTAATGATACGGATGGTCGACGTTCAGGGCCGAGAAGTCCTCATACTGAACGGGCACCCGGTGCCCATCGGTCGTTTCCAGGCTGGAATGGGTGTCGAAGCTGGTGGTACCCACCGCCCCCATGGCCGACAGGCTAAGCGTCGTCCGGGCGGACGCATACCAGTCGATCCCCACAGCCGGGTTGTCGCTCCTCCACCCATTCACCGTCCGGTTGTTGGATACTTCTTCCGCCAGCAGCGCACCGTGCGCGTCCTCGATGTCGCTGGTGAGATACCGGTCACCCAACTGTTTGCCATAGGTATAAGCATCGCTCACGTATAGGTTTACATGATCGTTCTTATAGACCGCCATCACCCCTCCATGGTATTGACCATAGTGCTCCGACACCAGGCTCCCGTTCACGCTCCCGCTAAACCCCTGTTTGCGGTTCCGCTTACGGACGATGTTGATGATCGCGCCTGTACCCGAAGCATCATATTTTGATGGCGGATTCGTGATGATCTCGATCCGCTGGACGCCCGATGCCGACATCCCGTTCAGCAAACCCGCCAGGTCCGCCGAAGAAAGATAGGTCGGCTTCCCGTCAATAAACACGGTGGCTCCCCGCCCGCCCGTCATCGTGATCGCCCCGTCCGCCGACACATGCACTCCCGGCAGGTGCTGCAGGGCCTCCAGTACCGTGGCGCCTGCCGTTGTGATGCGCTGGTCCAGATTGATGACGGTCTTGTCTAACCGCCGTTCGATCGGCGGCGCGGCAATGCGGATGTCCCCCAACTGGATACGCCTTGCCGTGTCCGCGCCTG
This region of Dinghuibacter silviterrae genomic DNA includes:
- a CDS encoding outer membrane beta-barrel family protein gives rise to the protein MRKLLVLLILFALRAGAQTPDTARRDTRGHAAAQRPDTAKPAPEGADTMVRAAPGADTARRIQLGDIRIAAPPIERRLDKTVINLDQRITTAGATVLEALQHLPGVHVSADGAITMTGGRGATVFIDGKPTYLSSADLAGLLNGMSASGVQRIEIITNPPSKYDASGTGAIINIVRKRNRKQGFSGSVNGSLVSEHYGQYHGGVMAVYKNDHVNLYVSDAYTYGKQLGDRYLTSDIEDAHGALLAEEVSNNRTVNGWRSDNPAVGIDWYASARTTLSLSAMGAVGTTSFDTHSSLETTDGHRVPVQYEDFSALNVDHPYHYFTTLQWSQALDTAGRNLTVDADYARFDYHPVQTTHGLFYDTSGQYTGASDTLLPEHRRMRIYSAQADYTHPFKNGRWEAGVKTSESFITDSTQSTEWIEAAYATMDRSYKKWEVQAGLRVEKDALRDTVSRWRYLQLFPTLFLRFEKAFFLRLGRRTDRPDYHEMNPFRRPLTPTLYFQGNPYLRPDLTWHGELGWTWRNIFTITFMMDRDHDYMRTLPYVDPGDSTITRRPTNVEGHSWNLDLTFTKALTRWWTTDNALSFFQNAFAGDPDSLWRADRGILAVYLSFDNTFTLSRRLSAEVDGEYDSEHQLVSSWFGPYYMVNAALKWTFKKGSLSLNANNIFQSEGNHGSDHYTGLSQFSVSGFYTRSVSLTATYRFGSGKATHSDVRSSAEEERRRAGG